A window of Pedobacter lusitanus contains these coding sequences:
- a CDS encoding MATE family efflux transporter, translating to MFSSFYAKYKPYYSDNLRLAMPIVVSQLGHTIVHLADSVIVGHFAGTIQLAAVSLVNSLFMLILVLGMGISYGLTPLIAQENGRKNYKECGYLLSNSLLINIVMGILLYMLVHFGTLLAIDHMGQSPEVVTYAKPYLGYLSFSIIPLMIFQTFKQFAEGLGFTKQAMFISIWGNLINVILGVILVKGMFGIAPMGVKGVGVSTLVDRILMATVMGIYVFNSKNFKIYLQNFKFNFIDKVRSIKILKIGAPVALQYSFEISAFSGAAILIGTIGAIEQAAHQVAINLASVTYMLASGIASAATIKTGNNLGKKNFLDLRRSAIASYHTVAAFMGITAVVFVCANHILPYIYTEDMAVINIAAQLLIIAGFFQLFDGTQVVGLGVLRGLGDVNIPTVITFIAYWIIGIPLGYLLGIKLEMGVYGIWYGLTFGLLTASVLLFFRFQKRTRMFIPAAESVV from the coding sequence ATGTTCAGTTCCTTTTACGCAAAATACAAGCCCTATTATTCAGACAATCTCAGACTGGCCATGCCTATAGTGGTATCCCAGCTGGGCCATACTATTGTGCATCTTGCCGATAGTGTGATTGTCGGGCATTTTGCCGGAACTATTCAACTGGCTGCCGTATCCCTGGTTAACAGTCTTTTTATGCTGATTCTTGTTTTAGGTATGGGGATTTCCTATGGGCTGACCCCGCTTATTGCGCAGGAAAACGGCAGAAAAAACTATAAGGAATGCGGTTATTTATTATCAAACAGCCTGCTGATTAATATCGTGATGGGGATATTGCTGTATATGCTTGTACATTTTGGAACTTTACTGGCTATTGATCATATGGGACAATCTCCCGAAGTGGTTACCTATGCAAAGCCCTATTTGGGATACCTGAGTTTTTCTATCATTCCATTAATGATTTTCCAGACTTTCAAGCAGTTTGCCGAAGGACTGGGTTTTACCAAGCAGGCTATGTTTATTTCTATCTGGGGAAACCTGATTAATGTTATCCTGGGGGTAATTCTTGTAAAAGGGATGTTTGGCATCGCGCCTATGGGCGTTAAGGGTGTAGGCGTAAGTACATTGGTCGACAGGATACTGATGGCTACTGTGATGGGGATTTATGTGTTTAATTCCAAGAACTTTAAGATCTATCTGCAAAACTTTAAGTTTAACTTTATTGATAAAGTAAGAAGTATAAAAATCTTAAAAATAGGTGCTCCCGTTGCGCTGCAGTATTCTTTTGAAATCAGTGCGTTCAGTGGTGCGGCTATCCTGATTGGTACAATTGGTGCTATAGAACAGGCTGCTCACCAGGTCGCGATTAACCTGGCTTCGGTAACCTATATGCTGGCCAGTGGTATCGCCTCTGCAGCAACGATTAAAACAGGAAACAACCTGGGCAAAAAGAACTTCCTTGATCTGAGAAGATCGGCTATTGCCAGTTACCATACTGTTGCTGCATTTATGGGAATTACTGCGGTAGTTTTTGTTTGTGCAAATCATATTTTACCTTATATCTATACTGAAGATATGGCTGTAATTAATATTGCTGCGCAATTGCTGATTATTGCTGGTTTCTTCCAGTTATTTGATGGTACTCAGGTGGTTGGTTTAGGTGTTTTACGTGGCCTGGGTGACGTAAATATTCCAACTGTGATTACTTTTATTGCTTACTGGATCATTGGTATTCCATTAGGTTACCTGCTGGGTATCAAACTTGAAATGGGTGTATATGGAATCTGGTACGGTTTGACATTCGGTCTGCTTACTGCTTCGGTTTTACTGTTTTTCAGATTTCAAAAAAGAACAAGAATGTTTATTCCGGCAGCTGAGTCTGTAGTTTAG
- a CDS encoding DNA/RNA non-specific endonuclease, protein MKNLMKPLYLAGLCCMMLASCKKEQTMQPDQTESTPNVLAVNSLSTSADDSNLLLGNPSDAKASSVEGNNYLMDKTYFALSYNSGKGTPNWVSWHIQSSDLGTTDRSDDFRSDADLLSGWYNVKPGSYTNTGFDKGHNCPSGDRTSSKSANSSTFLMSNMIPQAPYNNQQTWKGLEDYSRALVKDGKEVYVICGSYGKGGTGKNGGTTNTIDGGNVTVPANVWKIVVVLADGKKDLTRIDKDTRVIAINTPNQNSIDKDWKKYRTSVADIEKATGYKFFTSVSSTIAAVLKKKVDNLN, encoded by the coding sequence ATGAAAAACTTAATGAAACCGCTGTACCTGGCAGGTTTATGCTGTATGATGCTGGCCTCCTGTAAAAAGGAACAGACGATGCAGCCGGACCAGACAGAATCTACCCCAAATGTATTAGCTGTAAACAGCCTGTCGACATCTGCTGACGATAGCAACCTGCTGCTGGGTAACCCAAGTGATGCGAAAGCCAGTTCAGTAGAAGGAAACAATTACCTGATGGACAAAACTTATTTTGCATTATCTTATAATTCCGGTAAAGGGACGCCAAACTGGGTGAGCTGGCATATTCAGTCATCTGATCTGGGGACCACTGATCGTTCGGATGATTTCAGGAGTGATGCTGACTTATTATCCGGCTGGTACAATGTTAAACCAGGCAGTTATACCAATACTGGTTTTGACAAAGGGCATAACTGCCCCTCAGGAGACCGGACGTCATCTAAATCAGCCAATTCATCCACCTTCTTAATGAGCAATATGATTCCTCAGGCTCCATACAACAATCAGCAAACCTGGAAAGGTTTGGAAGATTACAGCCGTGCATTAGTAAAGGATGGTAAAGAGGTTTATGTAATTTGCGGATCTTACGGAAAAGGCGGAACAGGAAAAAACGGAGGTACAACAAATACTATTGATGGCGGTAATGTAACCGTACCGGCAAATGTATGGAAAATTGTAGTCGTACTTGCTGATGGTAAAAAAGATCTGACAAGGATTGATAAAGATACCAGGGTCATCGCTATTAATACCCCAAACCAAAATAGTATCGATAAGGACTGGAAAAAATACAGAACCTCTGTAGCAGATATAGAAAAAGCAACAGGATATAAATTCTTTACCAGCGTATCATCTACGATTGCAGCAGTGCTAAAGAAAAAGGTTGATAACCTGAACTAA
- a CDS encoding tetratricopeptide repeat protein yields MMKKRYIFAVTILMISSSSAFSQKTQLYIARNSVGKLQAALSNKQDQKTQLAILSEGIKAAEAAEKDRETKKWPETWAIKSYLSSYIAIIDPTQDNSDKYYDLAINAIDSAKRFDKFEDNSGLIKASSYNVNIKKQQKGKSAYQAKDFAAAFKYLKEVSDFFPKDTILAVNAALSAEGIKNEDEALNYYKRAKDNGITNPVVFQRMADIYKGKLDNELAIKTIQDGLISNPYNDLLNNDYINLLLDTEKYTEARQVIENTLKVETRSKLLYFLYGYLHQKNTNMGTAELAYNKALDIDRNYFDALYQLGLVYINLSNDALTASKKDIPAFTSNLNRAEVILSQAHQVNRKDKSTIKLLIEIYTRKNRFDRAQELKAQLEEF; encoded by the coding sequence ATGATGAAGAAACGATATATATTTGCAGTTACTATTTTAATGATCAGTTCCAGTTCTGCATTTTCCCAAAAAACGCAGTTATATATTGCAAGGAACAGTGTCGGAAAACTTCAGGCAGCCCTTTCCAATAAACAGGATCAGAAAACCCAGCTGGCTATACTGAGCGAGGGGATAAAGGCAGCAGAAGCAGCCGAGAAAGATAGGGAAACAAAAAAATGGCCTGAAACCTGGGCTATCAAATCATACTTAAGCTCTTATATCGCTATTATTGATCCCACTCAGGATAATTCTGATAAATATTATGATCTGGCTATTAATGCTATAGATTCTGCTAAAAGATTTGACAAATTTGAAGATAATTCAGGCTTGATTAAGGCTTCAAGTTATAATGTAAACATTAAAAAACAGCAAAAGGGAAAATCTGCTTATCAGGCTAAAGATTTTGCAGCAGCATTTAAATATCTGAAAGAAGTCAGTGACTTTTTCCCGAAGGATACTATTCTGGCTGTAAATGCAGCCTTAAGTGCCGAAGGCATCAAGAATGAGGATGAGGCATTGAATTATTACAAACGTGCTAAAGATAATGGCATTACCAATCCTGTTGTATTTCAGCGTATGGCTGATATTTATAAAGGAAAACTGGATAATGAGCTGGCTATAAAAACCATTCAGGATGGTTTGATCAGTAATCCATATAATGATTTACTGAATAATGATTATATCAACCTGCTACTGGATACAGAGAAATATACTGAAGCCAGACAGGTTATTGAAAATACTTTAAAAGTAGAGACCAGAAGTAAACTTTTATATTTCCTTTATGGTTACCTGCATCAGAAGAACACAAATATGGGAACTGCAGAGCTGGCCTATAATAAAGCACTGGATATAGACCGTAATTATTTCGACGCGCTGTATCAGTTAGGCCTGGTTTACATTAATCTGAGTAATGATGCACTTACGGCTTCAAAAAAAGATATTCCGGCATTTACCTCTAATCTGAATCGTGCTGAAGTTATTTTATCACAGGCTCATCAGGTTAATCGTAAAGACAAATCAACAATTAAGCTGTTGATTGAAATATACACCCGTAAAAACAGATTTGACAGAGCCCAGGAGCTGAAAGCTCAGTTAGAGGAATTCTAA
- the hemF gene encoding oxygen-dependent coproporphyrinogen oxidase, with protein sequence MFKDQVVEAYKKIQDQISQGLALTDGKGEFEEEIWTREGGGGGRTRVFQHGNVIEKGGVNFSAVYGKLPEAVKNAFKVDNDEFFATGVSIVIHPSNPFVPIIHMNIRYFEMDEQTRWFGGGIDLTPHYVIDNDVRFFHHLLKKTCDEADASFYPKFKKQADDYFFIKHREETRGVGGIFYDRLKPENTGLDWDQLFNFSIAVGNSFLPAYTELIERNRNTAFTAAEQEWQAVRRSRYAEFNLVYDSGTKFGLETNGRIESILMSLPPMAKWIYNHQPAENSPEAATLTKLIKGIDWA encoded by the coding sequence ATGTTTAAAGATCAAGTTGTAGAAGCCTATAAAAAAATTCAGGATCAGATTAGCCAGGGCCTGGCGCTGACAGATGGTAAAGGAGAATTTGAAGAAGAAATCTGGACCAGAGAGGGTGGAGGCGGTGGCCGTACCCGCGTTTTTCAGCATGGAAATGTCATTGAAAAGGGTGGAGTTAATTTCTCTGCTGTATATGGCAAACTACCAGAAGCCGTAAAAAATGCATTCAAAGTCGATAACGATGAGTTTTTTGCTACCGGTGTTTCTATCGTAATTCATCCATCCAATCCTTTTGTACCTATTATTCATATGAACATCCGTTATTTTGAAATGGATGAACAGACCAGATGGTTTGGAGGCGGTATAGATTTAACTCCGCATTATGTGATAGATAATGATGTCCGTTTTTTTCATCACTTACTTAAAAAAACCTGTGATGAAGCTGATGCTTCGTTTTATCCGAAATTTAAAAAACAGGCAGATGATTATTTCTTTATTAAACACAGGGAAGAAACCCGTGGAGTGGGCGGCATATTTTACGACAGACTAAAACCCGAAAATACCGGTCTTGACTGGGATCAGTTATTCAATTTTTCTATTGCTGTAGGTAATTCTTTCCTTCCGGCTTATACCGAGCTGATTGAAAGAAACAGAAACACTGCTTTTACAGCTGCTGAACAGGAGTGGCAGGCGGTAAGAAGAAGCCGTTATGCTGAATTTAATCTGGTCTATGATTCGGGTACAAAGTTCGGTTTGGAAACAAACGGAAGAATCGAATCTATCCTAATGAGCTTACCACCAATGGCAAAGTGGATATATAACCACCAACCTGCGGAAAACAGTCCAGAGGCTGCAACTCTGACCAAGTTAATAAAAGGTATAGACTGGGCTTAA
- a CDS encoding M12 family metallopeptidase, with the protein MKRKFELLAIVLIVICFVACKKEKQPAEGIGSKTTTDGAISGVNAQWPQNSNIKIAFLNGTQEQQDYVKEAVKVWQDQINVSLVFQNSLGGSDVRISFDSSTGSGWSYVGYKDNKGIKDTLKATMALFKTLGSKEKNGEPVGTYHLATVRHEFGHMLGLIHEQLRADSDVKWNDQLNIGGRPIDSTSFAQYIKSPYDKKSIMHYSVSAKYTKDSIAIPGYLYDLKGELSQTDKDFISSIYPR; encoded by the coding sequence ATGAAAAGGAAATTTGAATTATTAGCAATAGTATTAATTGTGATATGCTTTGTTGCTTGTAAAAAAGAAAAGCAACCTGCTGAAGGTATTGGATCAAAAACAACAACAGATGGAGCCATATCTGGTGTTAATGCCCAATGGCCACAAAATTCTAACATAAAGATTGCATTTCTAAACGGAACTCAGGAGCAGCAGGATTATGTAAAAGAAGCTGTAAAGGTATGGCAGGATCAGATTAATGTATCGCTGGTTTTTCAGAATTCACTAGGCGGATCAGATGTAAGAATATCTTTTGACTCAAGTACAGGAAGTGGATGGAGTTATGTTGGGTATAAGGATAATAAAGGTATCAAAGACACATTGAAAGCTACAATGGCCTTATTTAAAACATTAGGGTCAAAAGAAAAAAATGGGGAGCCGGTAGGAACTTATCACCTTGCTACAGTAAGACATGAATTTGGGCATATGCTGGGATTAATTCATGAGCAGCTTAGGGCGGATAGCGATGTCAAATGGAATGATCAGTTAAATATTGGTGGAAGACCAATAGACTCAACTTCTTTTGCTCAATATATAAAGTCTCCTTATGACAAAAAATCCATCATGCATTATTCAGTATCAGCAAAGTATACAAAAGACAGTATTGCTATTCCCGGATACTTATATGATCTTAAAGGTGAGCTTTCTCAAACAGACAAAGATTTTATCAGCAGCATTTATCCACGATAA
- a CDS encoding DUF4442 domain-containing protein, with protein MIVSEKTLKWGLCFYPPLLFQRIWVKKFHKGFRGADVKIYKSLFNKNYNGSIFGGTIYAATDPFYALLFDQLLQREGFKVRVWLKSASIQYLKPGRSALFFTIIITDEMLNEAVEALNTTGKFVKAYPMEIKNSDGEICATVMNEVYVRNLHSGENGPVAY; from the coding sequence ATGATAGTATCAGAAAAAACACTTAAATGGGGCTTGTGTTTTTACCCCCCACTTCTATTTCAGCGCATTTGGGTCAAAAAATTCCATAAAGGATTCAGGGGCGCGGATGTCAAAATTTACAAAAGTCTTTTCAATAAAAATTACAACGGTTCTATCTTTGGTGGAACGATATATGCTGCTACAGATCCTTTTTATGCATTGCTGTTTGATCAGCTTTTGCAGCGCGAAGGATTTAAAGTAAGAGTATGGTTAAAAAGTGCAAGTATTCAGTATCTTAAACCAGGCCGTTCTGCCCTTTTCTTTACCATTATCATTACTGATGAAATGTTAAATGAAGCTGTAGAAGCCTTAAATACAACTGGTAAGTTTGTCAAAGCGTACCCGATGGAAATTAAAAACAGTGATGGTGAAATTTGCGCCACAGTAATGAACGAGGTTTATGTCAGAAACCTGCACAGTGGCGAAAATGGCCCGGTAGCTTATTAA
- the gyrA gene encoding DNA gyrase subunit A, with product MAEDLENQENDKIIRIDIDEQMKSAYIDYSMSVIVSRALPDVRDGLKPVHRRVLYGMLDLGLANNKPYKKSARIVGEVLGKYHPHGDSSVYMTMVRMAQPWSLRYLLVDGQGNFGSVDGDSPAAMRYTEARFQKIAEDMLADINKDTVDFQLNFDDSLKEPTVLPAKVPQLLINGASGIAVGMATNMPPHNITEVINATIAYIENTEITIPELMKFVKGPDFPTGAIIYGYNGVQDAFETGRGRIVMRAKAEIETHKDRETIIVTEIPYQVNKSMMIERTAELVGEKKIEGISNIKDESNKDGIRIVYEIKRDANASIVLNNLFKQTALQTSFSVNNIALVNGRPQMLNLKDLIRHFVDHRHNVIVRRTKFELDEAQKRAHILEGLLIALDHLDEVIKLIRESNTPDEARVGLMEKFGLSDIQARAILDMTLRRLTGLERDKIKEEFNELMKTIEYLQSILADEGLRMQIIKDELAEMVEKYGDERRTTIVHSAEDMSMEDFIEDEEVVITISHEGYIKRTPATEYRTQARGGKGSKGSDSRNEDFIEHLLIASNHNYMLFFTETGRCFWLRVYEIPEGSRLSKGRAIQNIINIPKEEKIKAYIKVKNLKDQEYLENNYIIMCTKKGTIKKTSLEAYSRPRVNGINAININEGDQLLEASLTSGSSEIIMALRSGRAIRFNEATVRPMGRTATGVRGVTLGHAEDEVVGMIAVDDPSATVMVVSEKGYGKRTNVEDYRVTNRGGKGVKTITITEKTGDLIAIKAVTDADDLMIINKSGIVIRIVLSQLRVIGRATQGVRLINLKGNDSIASVAKIEHEDDPEEEVSEDLLVVDPADVLPEEGGADEEETEEEEETDEEGEDDAEETEEN from the coding sequence ATGGCAGAAGATTTAGAAAATCAGGAAAACGACAAAATAATTAGAATTGATATTGACGAGCAGATGAAGTCTGCCTACATCGATTATTCGATGTCTGTTATTGTATCAAGGGCGTTACCTGATGTACGCGATGGATTAAAACCTGTACACCGTCGTGTACTTTACGGGATGCTTGATCTTGGTTTGGCTAATAACAAGCCTTACAAGAAATCAGCCCGTATTGTTGGAGAAGTACTGGGTAAGTATCACCCGCATGGTGATTCATCAGTATATATGACTATGGTCCGGATGGCACAGCCCTGGAGCTTACGTTATTTACTGGTAGACGGACAGGGTAACTTTGGATCTGTCGATGGTGACTCTCCGGCTGCAATGCGTTATACTGAGGCGAGATTCCAGAAGATTGCTGAAGATATGCTTGCTGATATTAACAAAGACACTGTAGATTTTCAGTTGAACTTTGATGACTCTTTAAAAGAGCCGACAGTGCTTCCGGCAAAAGTACCACAACTATTAATTAATGGTGCTTCGGGTATTGCGGTAGGTATGGCAACCAATATGCCTCCTCACAATATTACGGAAGTAATCAACGCGACTATCGCATATATTGAAAATACAGAAATCACTATCCCTGAATTAATGAAATTCGTAAAAGGTCCTGATTTTCCTACAGGAGCAATAATTTACGGATACAACGGAGTTCAGGATGCTTTTGAAACCGGCAGAGGACGTATCGTTATGCGTGCCAAAGCTGAGATTGAGACGCATAAAGACCGCGAAACTATTATCGTTACCGAGATCCCTTATCAGGTAAATAAATCAATGATGATTGAGCGTACTGCTGAATTAGTCGGAGAGAAGAAAATAGAAGGTATCTCTAATATCAAGGATGAGTCCAATAAAGATGGTATCCGTATCGTTTATGAAATTAAACGTGATGCGAATGCTTCAATCGTATTGAATAACCTGTTCAAACAAACTGCTTTACAAACTTCATTTAGTGTAAATAATATCGCTTTGGTGAATGGCAGACCTCAGATGCTGAATCTGAAAGATCTGATCAGACACTTTGTGGATCACAGACACAATGTAATTGTACGCCGTACTAAATTTGAACTGGACGAGGCACAGAAACGTGCACATATTCTTGAAGGTTTATTAATTGCTTTAGACCATCTGGATGAAGTCATTAAATTAATCAGAGAATCAAATACTCCGGATGAAGCGAGAGTTGGTTTAATGGAGAAATTCGGTCTGAGTGATATTCAGGCAAGAGCTATCCTGGATATGACACTGCGTCGTTTAACAGGACTGGAAAGAGATAAGATTAAAGAAGAATTCAATGAGTTGATGAAAACGATTGAATATTTACAATCTATTTTAGCTGACGAAGGTCTTAGAATGCAGATTATCAAGGATGAGCTGGCTGAAATGGTAGAGAAGTACGGCGATGAGCGCAGAACTACTATCGTTCACTCTGCTGAAGATATGAGCATGGAAGACTTTATCGAAGATGAAGAAGTTGTCATCACGATCTCTCATGAAGGCTATATCAAACGTACACCTGCAACTGAATACCGTACACAGGCCAGAGGTGGTAAAGGATCTAAAGGAAGTGATTCAAGAAATGAAGATTTTATTGAGCATTTACTGATTGCGTCTAACCACAACTATATGTTGTTCTTTACTGAAACAGGCCGTTGTTTCTGGTTAAGGGTATACGAAATTCCTGAAGGTTCAAGACTGAGTAAAGGAAGAGCAATCCAGAATATTATCAATATTCCTAAAGAAGAGAAAATCAAGGCCTACATTAAGGTTAAGAATCTGAAAGATCAGGAATATCTGGAGAACAATTATATTATCATGTGTACCAAAAAGGGAACGATTAAGAAAACTTCTCTGGAAGCTTATTCAAGACCAAGGGTAAATGGTATCAATGCAATTAATATTAATGAAGGTGATCAGTTACTGGAAGCCAGCTTAACAAGCGGATCAAGTGAAATCATCATGGCATTACGCTCTGGACGTGCTATCAGATTCAATGAGGCTACGGTAAGACCAATGGGCAGAACAGCTACCGGAGTTAGAGGTGTTACGTTAGGTCATGCAGAAGATGAAGTTGTTGGCATGATTGCTGTTGATGATCCATCAGCAACAGTAATGGTAGTTTCTGAAAAAGGTTACGGAAAACGTACCAATGTGGAAGATTACCGTGTAACTAACCGTGGTGGTAAGGGTGTAAAAACGATTACTATTACAGAGAAAACCGGTGATTTAATTGCGATTAAAGCTGTAACTGATGCTGATGATTTAATGATTATCAATAAATCAGGAATCGTTATCAGAATTGTATTAAGTCAGCTTAGGGTAATTGGAAGAGCAACTCAGGGTGTTCGTCTGATTAATCTGAAAGGTAATGACTCTATTGCATCTGTTGCGAAGATTGAACATGAAGATGATCCTGAAGAAGAAGTTTCTGAAGATCTTCTGGTAGTGGATCCGGCTGACGTACTTCCTGAAGAAGGTGGTGCTGATGAAGAGGAAACTGAAGAAGAGGAAGAAACAGATGAAGAAGGTGAAGATGATGCCGAAGAGACTGAAGAAAACTAA
- a CDS encoding tetratricopeptide repeat protein: MKKVVLSMLLVGAATYASAQKSEVSKAKNTWALASLSNNKSLDVTLKSLEEGLKATDNAIANEKSKDMPEAWSYRALFASKISFVDSLNVANAIAKDKIAEEAITKAKELDTKGGEKENIKEAEQTLSNALRNRAIFAYNKKDYKSALQFFNEVTAKNPQDTSTYVNAGVTAKQIPDYAEMVKNFKKAIDLGSKDSESLYSEIISTTFSTVKDTVAGAALLEAAIAKFPENSYFTGMQTDLYIKQGNIAKSQESLNKLIAKDGKNASYQYAMGDTYYKQALDLQGKRNKIDPKKKKEFDEVTAKMKGFIDQALPYYKKAYELDPKMTSALENLKVIYAFKDDKVNYEATKKLLDAQNGAPAAAPKK, encoded by the coding sequence ATGAAAAAAGTAGTTTTAAGTATGCTTTTAGTAGGTGCTGCCACCTATGCAAGTGCTCAGAAGAGTGAAGTTTCAAAAGCAAAAAACACCTGGGCATTAGCAAGTTTATCTAACAATAAATCTTTAGATGTAACATTAAAATCTCTTGAAGAAGGATTAAAGGCTACTGATAATGCTATCGCAAATGAAAAATCTAAAGATATGCCTGAAGCATGGTCTTACAGAGCGTTATTTGCTTCAAAAATTTCTTTTGTTGATTCTTTAAACGTAGCTAATGCTATCGCTAAAGATAAAATTGCTGAAGAAGCAATCACAAAAGCTAAAGAATTAGATACTAAAGGCGGAGAAAAAGAAAACATTAAAGAGGCTGAACAGACTTTGTCAAATGCTTTAAGAAACAGAGCAATTTTTGCTTACAATAAAAAGGATTATAAATCTGCATTACAGTTTTTTAATGAAGTAACTGCTAAAAATCCACAGGATACTTCTACTTATGTAAATGCAGGTGTTACTGCCAAACAAATTCCTGATTATGCCGAAATGGTTAAAAACTTCAAAAAAGCTATTGATTTAGGTTCTAAAGATTCTGAATCTTTATACAGTGAAATTATCTCTACTACATTCTCTACAGTAAAAGATACTGTTGCCGGTGCAGCTTTATTAGAGGCAGCAATTGCTAAATTCCCTGAAAATTCATACTTCACAGGAATGCAGACTGACCTTTATATTAAACAAGGTAATATTGCTAAATCACAGGAATCTTTGAACAAATTAATTGCTAAAGACGGTAAAAATGCATCATACCAGTATGCTATGGGTGATACTTACTATAAACAGGCTTTAGACTTACAGGGAAAAAGAAACAAAATTGACCCTAAAAAGAAAAAAGAATTTGATGAAGTAACTGCAAAAATGAAAGGCTTTATTGATCAGGCTTTACCTTACTACAAAAAAGCATACGAACTTGATCCAAAAATGACTTCTGCTTTAGAAAACTTAAAAGTTATCTATGCTTTTAAAGATGATAAAGTAAATTATGAGGCTACTAAGAAATTATTAGATGCACAAAACGGAGCACCTGCTGCTGCACCTAAAAAATAA
- a CDS encoding DUF6266 family protein: MAIIQEGTVLAGIRGKIGNVVIYTWKNKVCARSLPTKPRKKRPRTVPQQAQANKMKVLSPFLNAVAPFLRVGFKQIATDRNITANNAAKSANMLTGIKGEFPDQEINWDTILVADGPRIKPENVKVTVTKNSFNFTWDKDKTAEGNPNDRAMILLYSKTYGRLLINYSGARRDELKDAVYLDPFYIKKNTYEVFIAFKDVISDEVSKSVYCGRFIN; encoded by the coding sequence ATGGCAATTATACAGGAAGGCACCGTACTGGCAGGAATCAGAGGAAAAATCGGAAACGTCGTTATTTACACCTGGAAGAACAAGGTGTGCGCACGTTCATTACCCACCAAACCCCGTAAAAAAAGACCAAGGACTGTTCCACAGCAGGCTCAGGCCAATAAAATGAAGGTATTAAGTCCTTTTTTAAATGCGGTTGCCCCGTTTTTAAGAGTTGGCTTTAAGCAAATAGCCACAGACCGGAATATTACAGCAAACAATGCAGCCAAATCTGCAAATATGCTGACAGGTATTAAAGGCGAATTCCCTGATCAGGAGATCAACTGGGATACGATTCTGGTAGCCGACGGTCCGCGTATTAAACCTGAAAATGTAAAAGTTACGGTAACAAAAAACTCCTTTAATTTCACCTGGGACAAGGATAAGACAGCAGAGGGGAATCCAAATGACAGAGCTATGATCCTGTTATACAGTAAAACTTACGGGCGCCTTCTGATCAATTACAGTGGTGCACGCAGAGACGAATTAAAAGACGCTGTTTATCTGGATCCTTTTTACATCAAAAAGAACACTTATGAAGTATTTATAGCTTTTAAAGATGTCATTAGTGATGAGGTCTCCAAAAGTGTGTATTGCGGCAGATTTATCAACTGA
- a CDS encoding AlbA family DNA-binding domain-containing protein, with protein MNIRKLILQGEGTTLDFKKTINNYEKIAKSLVAFANNKGGQLLIGVADDGSIKGVKSEEEERYMITKSAHQFCKPAIEPEFEEIYIDNKLVLVAKIAQSDTKPHYALDENKKWWVYFRVNDKSILASKIIVDVLKKENTHSGQLIKYTEQERMLLKFLDEEGRITLKQFSKLTKISNQKAQKILVSFILADLIQPNSSEKEEYFTMTTPK; from the coding sequence ATGAATATCAGGAAACTTATTTTACAAGGAGAAGGAACAACACTGGATTTTAAAAAGACGATCAACAACTATGAAAAAATTGCAAAAAGCCTGGTTGCATTTGCCAATAATAAAGGAGGACAATTACTGATTGGCGTGGCCGATGATGGCAGCATCAAAGGGGTGAAATCAGAAGAAGAAGAAAGATATATGATTACCAAATCGGCCCATCAGTTTTGCAAGCCTGCAATTGAGCCGGAATTTGAAGAAATATATATAGACAATAAACTGGTTTTGGTGGCTAAAATCGCCCAAAGTGATACCAAACCACATTATGCGCTGGATGAGAACAAAAAATGGTGGGTATATTTCCGTGTAAATGACAAGAGTATACTGGCTAGTAAAATTATCGTAGACGTATTGAAAAAAGAAAACACCCATAGCGGTCAGCTGATTAAATATACAGAACAGGAACGCATGCTGCTGAAGTTTTTAGATGAAGAAGGCCGGATTACATTAAAACAGTTTAGTAAACTGACAAAAATCTCCAATCAGAAAGCACAAAAAATACTGGTCAGCTTTATTCTTGCCGATCTCATCCAACCTAATAGTTCCGAAAAAGAAGAATATTTTACCATGACAACGCCTAAATAG